The sequence below is a genomic window from Candidatus Acidiferrales bacterium.
GCAGATCAGCGGCACAGTTGATTTCCGCGAACCTGATGACGATTCCTGTTTGACGCGCATTCGCGGCCTGGTCGAAAAAACAGGACATCGCGCGAAAGCGCCTTTCGATCATCGGGAGCCGGAGCCACCTAAGCATCCCGAAGCGGAAATTTATGGCGTATTTTCTTCCGATCCCGTAAGGCAATACGATATGCGTGAAATCATTGCGCGCATTGTCGACGGTAGCCGCTGGGATGAATACAGGCGGGAATACGGGCAAACTGTCCTGTGCGGTTTCGCGCGAATCGGCGGCTGGGCCGTGGGAATCGTCGCGAATCAGAAGAAAAGCGTTCAGGTCGCAGCTCCAGGAACCGGCGAGCGGCGCGTGGAGTTCGGCGGAGTAATTTACACAGAATCGGCGGACAAAGCGGCGCGTTTTATTCTGGATTGCAACCAGAATTTGATTCCGCTCGTTTTTTTGCACGACGTGAATGGATTCATGGTCGGCAAAGAAGCGGAATGGAGCGGGATCATCCGCGCGGGAGCCAAGATGGTCAATGCTGTCGCGAACAGCGTTGTACCGAAGATTGCGGTCATTTGTGGCGGGAGCTTTGGCGCTGGGCACTATGCGATGTGCGGAAAGGCTTACGATCCGCGGTTTATTTTCGCGTGGCCGAGCGCGCGCTATGCCGTCATGGCCGGCGAATCCGCCGCGGGGACGCTGGTGGAGATCAAAGTTAAGCAACTCGAGCGCGACGGGAAAAAACTCACTGAAAAGGAACGGAAGGAGCTTTACGAGTCCATCCGCTCAACTTATGAACATCAAACCGATCCGCGCTACGCTGCCGCGAGGCTCTGGGTCGACGCAATCATCGATCCAGCGCAAACACGAGAAGCGATTGTGGAAGCGCTCGACGCGGCTTCGCACAATCCAAGCGTCGCAGAATTCAAAACAGGAGTACTGCAAACATAGATGGAGCCTGTAACAATTATTGAGTGTCCACGCGACGCCTGGCAGGGGCTGCCACAAACCATTCCTACGGAAGTCAAGATCGAGTACTTGAGCCGGCTGATTGCGCTCGGATTCCGGCACATCGATGCGGTCAGCTTTGTATCGCCGAAGCATGTGCCGCAAATGGCGGATAGCGAGGAAGTAATGGCCGGACTAGCGAAACACGTCCCTGCCGACATGCCCGCGCCTGAAATTATCGGCATTGTAGTCAACGAGAAAGGTCTGGAACGCGCCCTGGCGACCCCGGGCGTCACAACGATCGGGTATCCCTATTCCGTTTCAGCATATTTCCGCCGCGCCAACGCAAATATGTCGCGCGCCGAGTCGCGCACACTAGTGGAGACGTTGCGCAGCAAGACGAAGGCCGCTGGACGAAATCTCGTGATCTACATTTCCATGGCTTTTGGCAACCCCTACGATGAGCCCTGGGGACCCGAGATCGTCGAAGAAACTCTGGTCTGGCTGAAGGAAATAGGAGTACAAACGGTGTCGCTGGCTGACACTATTGGCACAGCATCGCCGCACGACGTTGCGGCACTTTTTCAATCGGCCAAGAAATGTGCGGCCGGAGTCGAGATTGGCGTGCATCTTCACAGCCGGCCGGAGAGCGCCGCCGAGAAAGTGCTCGCCGCATTTGAAGCGGGATGCCGGCGATTCGATGGGGCGCTAACTGGTCTCGGCGGCTGTCCTTTTGCGGGAGATGAGCTGGTTGGCAATATTCCGACAGAGACTGTACTGGCGACGCTTGCTGCGCGCGGTGTTTCCACCGGCATTGATACGAAATCGCTTGCCGTGGCGTGCGCACTCACGGGGAGAATTCGCTCATCGTATGCGCACGCGGCCGATGCACCGAAACCAAACTGAAAATAATTCATGAGCTATAAAACGCTGCAATTCGATGTGACTGGCGAGCTTGCTACGATCACGCTCAACCGGCCTGAGCGCCGCAACGCAATTTCGCCGGAGATGATTGACGACATCCTCGGCGCGCTCGACGAGGCGGAGAAAAGCGAAGCTCGTGTCGTTATCCTGACGGGCGCAGGAAGAGCGTTTTGTGCGGGAATGGACCTCGATGCGCTGCAGGCGCTTGCCACTCAAACGCAAGACCAACATATTGCTGATGCCGAGCGCATGGGCAAGATGTTTCATCGCGTTTATAGTTTCCCGAAACCTTTGATTGCCGCTGTGAATGGACCGGCAATCGCAGGGGGGACGGGGCTGGCGACGCTGTGCGACTTCACTCTCGCTATTCCAGAGGCAAAGTTCGGATACACGGAAGTGCGCATCGGGTTCCTGCCTGCGGTCGTTTCCGTATTTCTACTGCGGCAGGTAGGAGAGAAAGTGACGCGCGAGCTCTTGCTTACAGGAAGGCTTTTCGATGCCACAGAGGCGCACCGGCTGGGATTGGTTACGGAAATCGTTTCTGCGGATAAGCTACTCAATGCAGCGCACGAGCTTGCACGAACGTTGATCAGCTCGAGCCCGACAAGCTTACGCATGACGAAGCGCTTGATTTTGCAGTGGGATGCTCCGGAAATTGAGCGGGATCTTGCGATTGCGATTTGTGAAAGCGCCGACATTCGCGGCACAGAGGATTTTCGTGAAGGATTGTCGTCGTTTCTCGAAAAACGGAAACCGCAGTGGCGAGGGCGCTGATGCGCCAGGTGCAGTTTGCTAAAAGTCGCGCTTTCTATCAAGGGTGAGCTTCGATAGAAATGAACACAATTGGCGAAACGACCGTCCGCGTGCGCTACGCAGAAACCGATCAGATGGGAGTGGTGTATTATGCGAATTTTTTCGTGTGGTTTGAAGTAGCGCGAGTCGAACTGATGCGCCAAATGGGATTCAGTTACAAGCAGATGGAACTGGAAGACGACAGTTACGTCGTGGTCGCTAAAGCTAGCTGCATGTACAAACGCCCGGCAAGGTTCGACGACGTGATTCGCATACGCACGCGCGTTACCGAGGCACGGAGGCGCACGATCGCGTTTTCTTACGAGATTTTTAACGGCGCAACTCGCGAACTGATCGCAACCGGCGAGACGCTCCACGTGATTTGCGATCAGAATGGACGTCCCAAGAGTTTGCCAGACAAATATAGGCACTATTTCCCGATCGGACGTTCAAAAGACACCATCGTGGCAGGTGCTACGTGACACCCGCGAAAAGAACGATAGCGATCTCCGGAAACGACCTTACGCTTTCCCATCTGTACCAGGCTGTGCTTGAACGCTTCGAGGTAACTCTGGCAGATGACGCACGCGAACGCATGACCGCTTCGCGCGCGGTAGTCGAACGTCTGGCAACCGGAGCGGACGCGGTCTACGGCATTAACACAGGCTTCGGTGCGCTCGCCTCAGTCCGGATTCAACCTGACCAGATTCGTGAATTGCAATTCAATCTTGTGCGCAGCCATGCCTGCGGTGTCGGCGCTCCGCTGAACGCCGAGGAGACGCGCACGGTCATCCTTCTACGCGCCAATGCACTTGCGAAGGGCTTCAGCGGCGTGCGGCCTGTCGTTGTAGAGACTCTACTTGCCATGCTGAATGCCGATGCGTTGCCGGTCATACCGTCGCAAGGCTCTGTCGGTGCATCGGGCGACCTTGCGCCGCTTGCCCATCTGGCGCTCGCGGCAATTGGAGAGGGCGAGGCTACTTACAAAGGCGAAAAGCTGACCGGTGGCGAGGCATTGCGAAAGGCGGGGATCGCGCCGCTAAGTATCGAGGCCAAGGAGGGTCTGGCGCTTCTGAACGGGACGCAGGGCATGCTTGCGTTGCTATCGCTTGGTCTCCGCGAAGCGGAAATATTGATTGATAGCGCAGACGTGGCCGCAGCTCTTTCGCTTGACGCGCTGCGCGGAAGCCCGGCGGCGTTCGATGAAAGGATTTCACGCATTCGGCCATATCCCGGGCAGGCGGCCACTGCTCGGAACCTCATCCGCCTGAACCGCGGCAGCGAAATTCGCGAATCACATCGTTCAGCGGAGAAAGATCCGCGAGTGCAGGATGCGTATAGCCTGCGTTGCACCCCGCAGGTGCATGGTGCGGTGCGTGATTCCCTTTCGCAAGTGCGGACGACGATTTCCATCGAGTTGAATAGCGCCACCGACAATCCCCTTGTATTCGCGGACTCGGGTGAAGTTGTCAGCGGCGGAAATTTTCACGGGCAGCCTCTGGCCATGGCAGCGGATCAAGTTGCAATTGCGCTTGCGACAGCGGCAGGAATATCCGAGCGCCGCATGGAACACATGACGAATCCGCACACGAGCCTTCTGCCGGCCTTTCTGACCGCTGATCCGGGGCTCAATTCCGGCTTCATGATCGCGCAAGTCGTGGCGGCATCTCTCGTCAGCGAACTTAAAACGCTTTCGACGCCGCATTCTGTCGATTCAATCCCCACATCCGGCGACCAGGAAGATTACGTTTCCATGGGAATGAGCGCCGCGCGGAGACTGGGACGCATGATTGAAGCTCTCAGAAACGTGATCGCCATAGAACTGCTCGCCGCATGCCAGGGCATCGACCTTCAGGCTCCATTGCGCACGGGCATGGAGGCGCGCAAGGCATACGCACTCGTGCGCGAGGTTTCACCTGTCGTTCACACGGATCGTTCCCTTGCCCCGGATATTTCCGCTGTCGGACGATTAATTGCAGAAGGCAAATTTCAGAAGCTGCTCGCCTGAACTAACGCGCTAGCTGATAAACAACCGATTCTGTTGCTCATTTCAGGTTCCGCTGTAAGAACTTCCCGAAGCGCCAGCCGACGATCCATTTGAAGGGGGCCTCGCCAAGAGAATAATGCCCGCATGGCAAGCGAAGAGAAACACAGGAGACGCCATTTCGACGCGTTGCGGCAAGAAATTCATCAGACAAGTCGACGGGGAAGGTGGGGTCGTACTGTCCGCTAATCGCAAGCAGTTTTTGGCCTATATGTCGCAGCTTCGAAATGTAAGGAATCGGGCTTATAGGCTCCCAGAAACGGCGAATCTCTTCGACTGAGACGTGCGCCGCGAGGGATTCCCAGACGTTTTTTGTGGTCAGCCCTCTTGCGACCACGTCGCCAAAATTCGTCGAGACGTGCAGTAACGCCGCCGCGCGAATTAGTCGCTCGTGTGAGGCAGTAACGCAGGAGATGCACGACCCGAGACTCGTACCGAGAATTCCCAGCGGCCCATAGCCACGTGAGTCGAGCCAGCGCAACGAACAGCGAGCATCACATACAGCCTGGCGGTTGGCCTGTAGCGTCAATCCGATATTCGGCCCTACGATATAATCAGCTCGCGGATGGCCGGGCACGGCGCGATGGTCGTGATAAGGAAGACTAAGGCGTAGCGCAGAAATTCCGAGACGGTTAAGCCATCGGCAAACATCGATGTAGGCGTCAGATGTTGCATTCCACTGTGGCAACAAAATAACAGCCGCTCCGCTCGTCGCGGCTGGGAAAAAACGGCCATAAACTCGATTGTTCTCTTCCCATGGAGAGCACACAGCACTCGTAAATGTTAATTCCCCGCTCCAGGCTGCCCTATTTGGTATCAGCTCATAGTGAAAATCAGCAGGCGTTTCGAAGGCAAACCATTCGTCGCTATTTGCCAGCGTTTCTTCGGCAAAGCGTGCGAGAAAATCTCGCGGCTTATTTTCGTCGGCCTTGCCGCCTATATGTTCGAGTCCCCACGCAAATGGCAAAACAGGGCGGTTCGGCTCCGCAGCCCAGCGGCGATGCTCGTAACGCAGGATTCTTTCTGCGTACCAGCGCGTATTCGTCAGTGGAATCAAACTACCGAATATAGCTTAGCGATAACCATCACCGCCATCTTTGCCATCTGCAAAAGTTTGCTGGCGCTGGGAATGCAGACTTTAGAAATCGGGCACGCTGTTCGCCGGTATTGTTGAGGGGCGTGCTTCCTTGTGGCAAAGTCGCATTATGCTTCCCACTGGTCTGATTGCTACATTCGTTTTCTTGCTCGGCCTAATGATTGGCAGCTTTTTGAATGTTTGCATCAGTCGGCTTCCGCAAGGAAAGTCCGTGGTCAAGCCAAGATCGCATTGTCCAAGGTGCCGGGCCGCGATTAAACCTTGGGATAACATTCCCGTGCTGAGCTACGTTTTTCTGATGGGGAAATGCCGCGCGTGCAAGGCGCGCATTTCGCCAATTTATCCAGCAGTTGAAATGGTCACAGGACTGCTTTTCCTCGCCTGTTATGCGGCCTATGGAAATTCTGTGGTCACGGCCAAGTGGATTGCCTTCTGCGCCATTCTCGTTGTGCTTGCCTTCACTGACTGGCGGGAGCGTCTGCTGCCAGACAAGGTTAACTTCACAGGACTTGCGATCGGCTTGCTTTTCAGTTTCTTCGCGCGTCCGGAAGACAGCACAGCTCTCTGGCTGGCAAATCATTTGTTTGAATTTCCTCCGCCGACACGGGTGATTTCTTTTGCGGACGCGCTGATCGGCGCCATTGTTGGGGGCGGGATCCTGTGGGTTATAGGAGAGGGTTATTTTCGGCTCCGGGGACGTGAGGGTATGGGGCTTGGCGACGTCAAAATGATGCTCATGGCCGGCTCTTTTCTTGGACTTCGCAGAACGATCCTCACAATTCTGATCGGCGCTGTGCTGGGCATGGTTTTTGGCGGAATTTTCATGCTCGCGTCGCGCAAGGGATCGGATTACGAATTGCCTTTCGGCACGTTTCTTGGAGCCGCGGCAATTCTCGTGATCTTCTTTGGCACTCCCATTATCGTGTGGTACCAATCGCTTTTTCAGATTCGATAGGACCGCAATGGTTTTCGCTCCGCCCAGTTCAAACTTCAAATTTGAGGTCGGATTCGGCTTGTTTTTCTTCATACTCGTTTTCCTCGGAATGATCGGGGTGCTCGTTGCAATTCGAAAATCGCTCGGAGGAAAGGACTCCAGCATTAAAGAAGGAGATGGAGCCTTTCGCGTCAATGCGGAAAATCCATCCGCATTCATGACTGCTTCCATGCAGGGTGTAATTCAGCGGCTGCGTGAT
It includes:
- a CDS encoding acyl-CoA carboxylase subunit beta, translated to MSDSVIETHIKTTSPDFEKNRRALIERLSRIKTEEQQIQQGGGAKAIESQHQKGRLTARERIAKLIDPKSRFFEIGLYAAYEMYEEWGGAPSAGTITGLGRVAGRQVMIIANDATVKAGAFFPMTAKKVIRAQNIAIENRIPTIYLVDSAGVFLPLQEDVFPDTDDFGRVFRNNAVMSAMGIPQITAIMGMCVAGGAYLPVMCDHILMTEGSGLFLAGPALVQAAIGQKTSAEDLGGAKMHAQISGTVDFREPDDDSCLTRIRGLVEKTGHRAKAPFDHREPEPPKHPEAEIYGVFSSDPVRQYDMREIIARIVDGSRWDEYRREYGQTVLCGFARIGGWAVGIVANQKKSVQVAAPGTGERRVEFGGVIYTESADKAARFILDCNQNLIPLVFLHDVNGFMVGKEAEWSGIIRAGAKMVNAVANSVVPKIAVICGGSFGAGHYAMCGKAYDPRFIFAWPSARYAVMAGESAAGTLVEIKVKQLERDGKKLTEKERKELYESIRSTYEHQTDPRYAAARLWVDAIIDPAQTREAIVEALDAASHNPSVAEFKTGVLQT
- a CDS encoding hydroxymethylglutaryl-CoA lyase, whose protein sequence is MEPVTIIECPRDAWQGLPQTIPTEVKIEYLSRLIALGFRHIDAVSFVSPKHVPQMADSEEVMAGLAKHVPADMPAPEIIGIVVNEKGLERALATPGVTTIGYPYSVSAYFRRANANMSRAESRTLVETLRSKTKAAGRNLVIYISMAFGNPYDEPWGPEIVEETLVWLKEIGVQTVSLADTIGTASPHDVAALFQSAKKCAAGVEIGVHLHSRPESAAEKVLAAFEAGCRRFDGALTGLGGCPFAGDELVGNIPTETVLATLAARGVSTGIDTKSLAVACALTGRIRSSYAHAADAPKPN
- a CDS encoding enoyl-CoA hydratase-related protein, yielding MSYKTLQFDVTGELATITLNRPERRNAISPEMIDDILGALDEAEKSEARVVILTGAGRAFCAGMDLDALQALATQTQDQHIADAERMGKMFHRVYSFPKPLIAAVNGPAIAGGTGLATLCDFTLAIPEAKFGYTEVRIGFLPAVVSVFLLRQVGEKVTRELLLTGRLFDATEAHRLGLVTEIVSADKLLNAAHELARTLISSSPTSLRMTKRLILQWDAPEIERDLAIAICESADIRGTEDFREGLSSFLEKRKPQWRGR
- a CDS encoding thioesterase family protein, whose product is MNTIGETTVRVRYAETDQMGVVYYANFFVWFEVARVELMRQMGFSYKQMELEDDSYVVVAKASCMYKRPARFDDVIRIRTRVTEARRRTIAFSYEIFNGATRELIATGETLHVICDQNGRPKSLPDKYRHYFPIGRSKDTIVAGAT
- the hutH gene encoding histidine ammonia-lyase — translated: MTPAKRTIAISGNDLTLSHLYQAVLERFEVTLADDARERMTASRAVVERLATGADAVYGINTGFGALASVRIQPDQIRELQFNLVRSHACGVGAPLNAEETRTVILLRANALAKGFSGVRPVVVETLLAMLNADALPVIPSQGSVGASGDLAPLAHLALAAIGEGEATYKGEKLTGGEALRKAGIAPLSIEAKEGLALLNGTQGMLALLSLGLREAEILIDSADVAAALSLDALRGSPAAFDERISRIRPYPGQAATARNLIRLNRGSEIRESHRSAEKDPRVQDAYSLRCTPQVHGAVRDSLSQVRTTISIELNSATDNPLVFADSGEVVSGGNFHGQPLAMAADQVAIALATAAGISERRMEHMTNPHTSLLPAFLTADPGLNSGFMIAQVVAASLVSELKTLSTPHSVDSIPTSGDQEDYVSMGMSAARRLGRMIEALRNVIAIELLAACQGIDLQAPLRTGMEARKAYALVREVSPVVHTDRSLAPDISAVGRLIAEGKFQKLLA
- a CDS encoding prepilin peptidase — protein: MIGSFLNVCISRLPQGKSVVKPRSHCPRCRAAIKPWDNIPVLSYVFLMGKCRACKARISPIYPAVEMVTGLLFLACYAAYGNSVVTAKWIAFCAILVVLAFTDWRERLLPDKVNFTGLAIGLLFSFFARPEDSTALWLANHLFEFPPPTRVISFADALIGAIVGGGILWVIGEGYFRLRGREGMGLGDVKMMLMAGSFLGLRRTILTILIGAVLGMVFGGIFMLASRKGSDYELPFGTFLGAAAILVIFFGTPIIVWYQSLFQIR